In a single window of the Rhodamnia argentea isolate NSW1041297 chromosome 2, ASM2092103v1, whole genome shotgun sequence genome:
- the LOC115751469 gene encoding annexin Gh1-like — MSTLRVPEPVPSVADDCEQLRKAFKGWGTNEKLIISILGHRNAAQRKLIMQTYAETYGEDLLKALDRELTNDFERLVVLWTLDPAERDAYLANEATKRWTSSNQVLMEIACTRSPQRLLLARQAYHARYKKSLEEDVAHHTTGDFRKLLVPLVSSYRYDGDEVNMTLAKAEAKILHEKISEKAYSHEDLIRILATRSKAQVNATLNHYKNEFGNDINKDLKTDPKDEFLAILRATVKCLTRPEKYFEKVLRLAINRQGTDEGALTRVVATRAEVNMKFISEEYQRRNSVPLDRAIVKDTTGDYEKMLLALIGHAEA; from the exons ATGTCGACTCTCAGAGTCCCAGAGCCAGTGCCCTCAGTGGCCGACGACTGCGAGCAACTCCGGAAAGCATTCAAAG GATGGGGAACAAATGAGAAGTTGATCATATCCATATTGGGTCATAGGAATGCGGCACAGAGGAAGCTGATTATGCAAACCTATGCCGAGACTTATGGTGAGGACCTCCTGAAGGCATTGGACAGAGAACTTACGAATGATTTTGAG AGGCTGGTGGTCCTTTGGACGCTTGATCCGGCTGAACGTGATGCGTACTTGGCTAATGAAGCAACGAAAAGATGGACTTCAAGCAATCAGGTTCTCATGGAAATAGCCTGCACAAGGTCTCCGCAGCGGTTGCTTTTGGCAAGACAAGCATATCATGCTCGATACAAGAAGTCGCTGGAAGAGGACGTGGCTCACCACACAACTGGAGACTTTCGCAAG TTGCTGGTACCTCTCGTGAGCTCATACCGTTATGATGGAGATGAGGTCAACATGACTTTGGCAAAAGCAGAGGCTAAGATACTCCACGAGAAGATTTCAGAGAAGGCTTACAGCCACGAGGATCTCATAAGGATTTTGGCTACTAGGAGCAAAGCACAAGTCAATGCTACGCTGAATCACTACAAAAATGAGTTTGGAAATGATATCAACAAG GATTTGAAAACCGATCCGAAAGACGAGTTCTTGGCTATACTGAGAGCTACAGTCAAGTGCCTGACTCGCCCTGAGAAGTATTTTGAGAAGGTTCTTCGTCTAGCCATCAATAGGCAAGGAACAGATGAAGGGGCTCTGACCAGAGTGGTTGCTACCAGGGCTGAAGTCAACATGAAGTTTATAAGTGAGGAGTACCAGAGGAGGAACAGCGTCCCCCTTGATCGCGCCATTGTGAAGGACACTACTGGAGACTATGAAAAAATGCTTCTGGCACTGATTGGCCATGCTGAGGCTTGA
- the LOC115751429 gene encoding uncharacterized protein LOC115751429, which translates to MERSTPVRKPHTSTSDLLTWSETPPPHDLVAHGSASSRSNARSHQPSDGISKVVFGGQVTDEEAENLNKRKPCSGYKLKEISGSGIFAANGEDDSLEPGSANPASNNKTGIRMYQQALAGISHISFAEEESISPKKPTTLPEVAKQRELSGTLESEADMKLNKQISDAKCKELSGHDIFAPPPEILPRPLAARALDTNQDMGEPAPRHVRTSVKVSNPAGGQSSIISNEEPGMKTAKKIYDKKFSELSGNNVFKGDAPPTSAERSLSSAKMREISGNDIFADGKAESRDYFGGVRKPPGGESSIALV; encoded by the exons atggagagaagcACGCCAGTGAGGAAGCCTCACACTTCGACTTCAGATCTGCTCACATGGTCGGAGACTCCTCCTCCCCACGATTTGGTCGCGCACGGTTCGGCTTCTTCTCGCTCCAATGCTCGCTCTCACCAG CCTTCGGATGGGATCAGCAAGGTGGTGTTTGGAGGTCAAGTGACTGATGAGGAAGCTGAGAATTTGAACAAAAG GAAACCTTGTTCTGGCTACAAGTTGAAAGAAATCAGCGGTAGTGGGATTTTTGCTGCCAATGGAGAGGATGATTCATTAGAACCTGGAAGTGCTAACCCTGCTTCAAACAACAAAACAGGAATAAGGATGTACCAG CAAGCCCTTGCTGGCATCAGTCACATCTCGTTTGCTGAAGAAGAAAGCATTTCTCCCAAAAAGCCTACCACTCTTCCTGAGGTTGCAAAGCAGCGAGAACTGAGCGGAACATTGGAAAGTGAGGCTGACATGAAGTTGAATAAGCAAATATCTGATGCCAAGTGCAAAGAATTGAGTGGACATGATATTTTTGCTCCTCCTCCAGAAATTTTGCCAAGGCCATTGGCTGCACGGGCATTGGACACGAATCAAGACATGGGAGAACCTGCACCGCGTCATGTCCGGACTTCTGTTAAAGTCTCTAAT CCTGCTGGAGGTCAGAGCAGTATTATCTCCAATGAGGAACCTGGGATGAAAACTGCCAAGAAAATCTATGACAAGAAATTCTCCGAGCTCTCTGGAAACAACGTCTTCAAAGGTGATGCACCTCCAACATCTGCAGAGAGATCACTGAGTTCGGCTAAAATGAGAGAGATTAGCGGCAACGACATATTTGCTGATGGAAAGGCAGAGTCTAGAGACTACTTTGGTGGCGTCCGCAAGCCTCCAGGCGGCGAGAGTAGCATTGCGTTGGTTTAA
- the LOC115751479 gene encoding uncharacterized methyltransferase At1g78140, chloroplastic-like, translated as MSCVTSSVPRYLSRDRERETRVMATVNGSNFITVARPSQLGSRRRFASASVPSSSIFNDRVRAAKVRAAVQTATQDPIAVDKEVTSKKSILACPICYNPLTHAGPALSMDTVSESTLLCSTCKKTYFGNKTHLELTASSGAKEYTEAMAPTTEFFRLPLISYIYERGWRQGFSAMGGWPGPEKEFELIKGYLGPVLGGNIIDASCGSGPFTRLFAKSGLFSLVVALDYSENMLRECYEFIRREENFPKEDLILVRADISRLPFVSSSVDAVHAGAAVHCWSSPSSAVAEISRVLRPGGVFIATTMIYDGPFALNPFLKPMQRNMFRMSGSQIFLSEQELEDLCKTCGLEDFKCTRNRRFVMISATKPS; from the exons ATGTCCTGCGTGACTTCCTCTGTACCTCGTTACCTCAGTAGGGATAGAGAGCGAGAGACGAGAGTTATGGCGACGGTCAACGGCAGCAACTTCATCACCGTGGCTCGGCCGAGTCAACTCGGTTCCCGGAGGCGTTTCGCTTCGGCCTCCGTGCCCAGCTCCTCGATCTTCAATGACCGCGTTCGTGCTGCGAAAGTGAGAGCCGCCGTTCAGACGGCGACGCAG GATCCTATTGCAGTCGACAAGGAGGTTACCTCCAAGAAGAGCATTTTAGCTTGCCCGATATGTTACAACCCTCTAACGCATGCGGGTCCAGCATTATCCAT GGATACTGTGTCTGAGTCTACTTTGCTATGTAGCACCTGTAAGAAGACTTATTTTGGCAACAAAACTCATCTCGAGCTTACGGCCTCGAGTGGAGCCAAGGAATATACCGAAGCCATGGCCCCGACGACAGAATTTTTCAG GTTACCACTGATCTCATATATCTATGAGAGGGGCTGGCGTCAAGGCTTTTCTGCAATGGGAGGATGGCCTGGTCCAGAAAAGGAG TTTGAGTTGATTAAAGGGTATCTTGGGCCCGTCTTAGGTGGGAATATCATTGATGCTAGTTGCGGTAGTGGTCCATTTACCAGGCTCTTCGCCAAGAGTGGGCTGTTTTCCCTTGTTGTCGCACTTGACTACTCAGAAAACATGCTCCGGGAATGCTATGAATTCATTAGGCGGGAGGAGAACTTCCCTAAGGA gGACTTGATTCTTGTTAGAGCTGATATTTCAAGACTCCCTTTTGTTTCGAGTTCTGTCGATGCTGTGCATGCCGGTGCTGCTGTTCATTGTTGGTCTTCTCCTTCATCAGCT GTTGCTGAAATAAGTCGAGTTCTACGACCTGGTGGAGTATTCATTGCGACTACCATGATCTATGATGGTCCTTTTGCTCTCAACCCTTTCCTGAAACCTATGCAAAGG AATATGTTCCGGATGTCTGGAAGCCAGATTTTTCTATCAGAACAAGAACTAGAAGATCTCTGCAAAACATGTGGACTGGAAGATTTTAAATGTACCAGGAATCGGCGTTTCGTGATGATATCCGCTACAAAACCCAGCTGA
- the LOC115751426 gene encoding uncharacterized protein LOC115751426 → MRRREAIKLGAPSTDFLVCFPPRAHLQLMPKPVSSPARPSEPSKLHPHSHHQHQLLRHRHCRSKSFSKGAQASPVLWVKTKQIGPVTSEPTSPKVTCAGQIKVRTKTGACKSWQSVMAEIERIHNDDKRKKRPTWGEALGFNKDIMQFLTCLRNIKFKFRCFGSFPDAQITSDEEVDEDDECRDHDDDRAATDRNDSSETSRTAFSKWFTLLQEGNTKIKDLSKHDRKEKGRSWDDGCFDAPVAPPPNALLLMRCRSAPAKAWLVEREEQEHEQDADREIETKKNLKLLIDEAKREEEEERKQKECFMMRYDADYYNISTDIAKETWIFCLSKGQMTANTNLEKYCRFRPRFNIDCNCTASWYPISISVNLGLYSLTYIKIALLRLFDSPTSSAYSVTF, encoded by the exons atgagaagaagagaagcaatcAAACTAGGAGCTCCTTCAACGGATTTCCTAGTGTGCTTCCCTCCTAGGGCCCACTTACAGCTGATGCCGAAGCCGGTTAGTAGCCCGGCAAGACCCTCGGAACCCAGCAAACTCCACCCCCATTCCCACCACCAACACCAGCTGCTGCGGCACCGCCATTGCCGGTCCAAGTCTTTCAGCAAAGGTGCCCAAGCAAGCCCTGTCTTGTGGGTCAAAACCAAGCAAATTGGCCCGGTGACGTCTGAGCCGACCTCCCCGAAAGTCACATGCGCCGGGCAGATCAAGGTCAGGACCAAGACTGGAGCTTGCAAGAGCTGGCAGTCGGTGATGGCAGAGATCGAAAGGATTCACAACGATGACAAGCGTAAGAAGAGGCCAACGTGGGGGGAGGCGCTTGGCTTCAACAAGGACATAATGCAGTTCTTGACATGTTTGAGGAACATAAAGTTTAAATTTCGATGTTTTGGCTCTTTTCCTGATGCACAGATCACTAGTGATGAGGAAGTTGATGAAGACGACGAATGCCGTGACCATGACGACGACCGCGCGGCGACAGACAGAAATGATAGCAGCGAGACTTCAAGGACCGCATTCTCTAAATGGTTTACGTTGTTACAGGAGGGCAATACCAAGATCAAAGACTTGTCCAAACACGACaggaaagagaaaggaaggtCTTGGGATGATGGGTGTTTTGATGCACCTGTTGCTCCTCCGCCAAATGCTCTGCTGCTTATGCGGTGTCGGTCTGCTCCGGCCAAGGCCTGGCTGGTTgaaagagaagaacaagaacatgaGCAAGACGCGGATAGAGAAATAGAGACTAAGAAGAACTTGAAGTTGCTAATCGACGAGGCAAAgagggaagaagaggaggagaggaagCAGAAAGAGTGCTTCATGATGAGATACGATGCAGATTACTATAATATCTCAACCGATATCGCAAAGGAAACTTGG ATATTCTGTCTTTCCAAGGGACAGATGACTGCTAATACCAATCTCGAGAAGTATTGTCGTTTTCGTCCACGGTTTAACATTGATTGCAACTGTACAGCTTCCTGGTATCCTATCAGCATCAGTGTAAATCTTGGATTGTACTCATTGACCTATATAAAGATTGCGTTGCTTCGATTGTTTGATTCTCCAACATCTTCTGCATATTCTGTAACATTTTGA
- the LOC115751425 gene encoding NDR1/HIN1-like protein 13 translates to MEERFSPPPHASGRHGGSVGGGDHEANPDLTLVPKPGNPEHVFASDTYVVQIPKDQIYRVPPPENALIVERHRKPAGAKKRSWCCSSCCCCLFVTVIVIFLALGVLAVVSSFFLKLKNPNFHVDHFLVKNLTKSHDKNTKLAYDVKLKVENPNPYTSFIYEQGGVISLSFKQKAVATGKFTPFDQDRKSSKAIDIVLNGSNTALPKEMQKSLTSDQKTKNHVTFALRVDVPARRKIWKLNGSISRYVASCQFTVDTLGKDARVLSQSCETEREDL, encoded by the coding sequence ATGGAGGAGCGGTTCTCACCTCCCCCCCATGCGAGCGGCCGCCACGGCGGCAGCGTCGGCGGCGGCGATCACGAAGCCAACCCCGACCTCACTCTCGTGCCCAAACCCGGCAATCCCGAGCACGTGTTCGCCTCCGACACCTATGTCGTCCAGATCCCCAAGGACCAGATCTACCGCGTGCCACCCCCGGAGAACGCCTTGATCGTCGAGCGCCACCGGAAGCCCGCGGGGGCGAAGAAGCGGTCGTGGTGTTGTTCTTCTTGCTGCTGCTGCCTCTTCGTGACCGTCATCGTGATCTTCCTCGCCTTGGGCGTCCTCGCCGTCGtttcctccttcttcttgaagctgaaaaaccctaatttccaTGTCGACCATTTCCTCGTCAAGAACCTGACGAAGTCGCATGACAAAAACACCAAACTCGCATACGACGTCAAATTGAAGGTCGAGAACCCGAATCCGTATACGAGCTTCATCTACGAGCAAGGCGGGGTCATCTCGCTCTCTTTCAAACAAAAGGCGGTCGCGACAGGGAAGTTCACGCCTTTCGACCAAGACAGGAAGTCGTCGAAGGCCATCGATATCGTCCTCAACGGTTCGAATACTGCATTACCCAAGGAGATGCAAAAAAGCTTGACAAGCGACCAAAAGACCAAGAATCACGTGACGTTCGCGTTGCGTGTGGACGTTCCGGCCAGAAGGAAGATCTGGAAGCTAAACGGTTCGATCTCAAGGTATGTCGCTTCGTGCCAATTCACGGTCGATACGCTGGGAAAAGATGCTCGTGTTCTTTCCCAGAGTTGCGAGACGGAGCGAGAGGACCTttga